In Hyalangium gracile, the following proteins share a genomic window:
- a CDS encoding RidA family protein, with translation MARRAIHSDNAPQAIGPYSQAIQVEAGKMTFLSGQIPLNPKTMEMVQGDAATQAEQVMQNLKAVLAASGLDFSHVVRCTIFLTDLGDFAKVNEVYGRYFPSAPPARATVQVSALPRGAKVEIDAIAVS, from the coding sequence ATGGCACGCAGAGCCATCCACTCCGACAACGCCCCCCAGGCCATCGGCCCCTACTCGCAGGCCATCCAGGTGGAGGCCGGGAAGATGACGTTCCTGTCCGGGCAGATCCCCCTGAACCCGAAGACGATGGAGATGGTGCAGGGTGACGCGGCCACCCAGGCCGAGCAGGTGATGCAGAACCTGAAGGCCGTGCTGGCCGCCTCCGGGCTCGACTTCTCCCACGTGGTGCGCTGCACCATCTTCCTCACGGACCTGGGCGACTTCGCCAAGGTGAACGAGGTGTATGGCCGCTACTTCCCCTCGGCCCCGCCGGCCCGCGCCACGGTGCAGGTGTCCGCGCTGCCTCGCGGCGCCAAGGTGGAGATCGACGCCATCGCCGTGTCCTGA
- a CDS encoding DsbA family protein, which produces MKANVIVALVVGLVLGFFGGKAATGPGKSSDSGSVQAAAAPSAPSQAAKPSRQADPTVFKVPLEDSARLGSDDALVTLVEFSDYQCPFCSRAHATVEKLREEYGNKLRVVMKQNPLSFHPRAKPAAIAAMAAGEQGKYWEMHGKLFANSRALEDADLEKYAQEIGLDMARWKKDITNPKYQQIIDRDQALAGQLGANGTPAFFINGRLLSGAQPIDNFKAIINEELTKAEGMVKSGIKPGQVYAAIIEKGQTRAAPPQPAAREQPSGPRKVEAPVDAPSHGEKAAKVTIVMWSDFECPFCSRVEPTLTKVRETYGKDVRIVWRNQPLPFHQNAKPAAEAALAAHEQGKFWEMHAKLFANQKALDRASLDKYAQEIKLDMGKYKQAMDSGKFRAKIDADSAAGSAVGANGTPTFFINGRQLVGAQPFESFKQVIDEEIGKADKLLSSGVKLENLYAKIMESASNAPAPSEPAAPAEPPVQKIEVGQAPSKGPANAPVTIVEWSDFECPFCGRVGPTLKQIEEQYKGKVRIAFKHQPLPFHANARLAAAASMAAHEQGKFWEMHDKLFANQRALDRASLEKYAEELKLDMGKFKQALDSDKFKALIDADSAEGTRVGANGTPTFFINGRTFVGAQPFENFKRVIDEELKKAEGGAVAKDAK; this is translated from the coding sequence ATGAAAGCCAATGTAATCGTGGCCCTGGTCGTGGGGCTGGTGCTCGGGTTCTTTGGTGGCAAGGCTGCCACCGGCCCTGGTAAGAGCAGTGACAGCGGCAGCGTGCAGGCGGCCGCCGCGCCCTCGGCGCCCAGTCAGGCCGCGAAGCCCTCGCGCCAGGCCGATCCCACCGTGTTCAAGGTTCCTCTCGAGGACTCCGCCCGCCTGGGCAGCGACGACGCCCTGGTGACGCTCGTCGAGTTCTCCGACTATCAGTGCCCCTTCTGCTCCCGCGCCCACGCCACCGTGGAGAAGCTGCGCGAGGAGTACGGCAACAAGCTCCGCGTGGTGATGAAGCAGAACCCGCTGTCCTTCCACCCCCGCGCCAAGCCCGCCGCCATCGCGGCCATGGCCGCCGGTGAGCAGGGCAAGTACTGGGAGATGCACGGCAAGCTGTTCGCCAACAGCCGCGCGCTCGAGGACGCTGACCTCGAGAAGTATGCCCAGGAGATCGGCCTGGACATGGCCCGCTGGAAGAAGGACATCACCAACCCCAAGTACCAGCAGATCATCGACCGGGATCAGGCCCTGGCCGGCCAGCTGGGCGCCAACGGCACCCCGGCCTTCTTCATCAACGGCCGCCTGCTCTCCGGCGCGCAGCCCATCGACAACTTCAAGGCCATCATCAACGAGGAGCTGACCAAGGCCGAGGGCATGGTCAAGAGCGGCATCAAGCCCGGTCAGGTCTACGCCGCCATCATCGAGAAGGGCCAGACGCGCGCCGCCCCGCCGCAGCCGGCCGCCCGTGAGCAGCCCTCCGGCCCGCGCAAGGTCGAGGCCCCCGTCGACGCCCCCAGCCATGGCGAGAAGGCCGCCAAGGTGACGATCGTCATGTGGTCCGACTTCGAGTGCCCCTTCTGCAGCCGCGTGGAGCCCACGCTGACGAAGGTCCGCGAGACGTACGGCAAGGACGTGCGCATCGTGTGGCGCAACCAGCCGCTGCCCTTCCACCAGAACGCCAAGCCGGCCGCCGAGGCCGCCCTCGCCGCCCACGAGCAGGGCAAGTTCTGGGAGATGCACGCCAAGCTCTTCGCCAACCAGAAGGCCCTGGATCGCGCCTCGCTCGACAAGTACGCCCAGGAGATCAAGCTGGACATGGGCAAGTACAAGCAGGCCATGGACAGCGGCAAGTTCCGCGCGAAGATCGACGCGGACTCCGCCGCCGGTAGCGCGGTGGGCGCCAACGGCACCCCCACCTTCTTCATCAACGGCCGCCAGCTCGTGGGCGCCCAGCCCTTCGAGAGCTTCAAGCAGGTCATCGACGAGGAGATCGGCAAGGCCGACAAGCTGCTCTCCAGCGGCGTGAAGCTGGAGAACCTCTACGCGAAGATCATGGAGTCGGCGTCCAACGCTCCGGCTCCGTCCGAGCCGGCCGCCCCGGCCGAGCCCCCGGTGCAGAAGATCGAGGTGGGCCAGGCCCCGTCGAAGGGCCCCGCCAACGCCCCGGTCACCATCGTCGAGTGGTCCGACTTCGAGTGCCCCTTCTGCGGCCGCGTCGGTCCGACGCTCAAGCAGATCGAGGAGCAGTACAAGGGTAAGGTCCGCATCGCCTTCAAGCACCAGCCGCTGCCCTTCCACGCCAACGCGCGCCTGGCGGCCGCCGCCTCCATGGCCGCTCACGAGCAGGGCAAGTTCTGGGAGATGCACGACAAGCTGTTCGCCAACCAGCGGGCCCTGGATCGCGCCTCGCTCGAGAAGTACGCCGAGGAGCTCAAGCTGGACATGGGCAAGTTCAAGCAGGCCCTGGACAGCGACAAGTTCAAGGCGCTGATCGACGCGGACTCCGCCGAGGGCACCCGCGTGGGCGCCAACGGCACCCCCACCTTCTTCATCAACGGCCGCACCTTCGTGGGCGCCCAGCCCTTCGAGAACTTCAAGCGGGTCATCGATGAGGAGCTGAAGAAGGCCGAGGGCGGCGCGGTGGCCAAGGACGCGAAGTAG
- a CDS encoding sulfurtransferase TusA family protein has protein sequence MEAAVRVDTSGAACPVPILEIAKAIRRVPAGTVVELISTDRGLEADLPAWCEATGHTLLRMERRGASYVGWVRKAGEVPGIHGP, from the coding sequence ATGGAAGCGGCCGTACGCGTGGACACCTCCGGGGCCGCCTGCCCGGTACCCATCCTGGAGATCGCCAAGGCCATCCGGCGGGTGCCGGCGGGCACCGTGGTGGAGTTGATCTCCACCGACCGGGGCCTGGAGGCGGATCTGCCCGCCTGGTGCGAGGCCACCGGACACACGCTCCTGCGCATGGAGCGCCGGGGAGCGAGCTACGTCGGGTGGGTGCGCAAGGCGGGGGAGGTTCCAGGAATCCACGGGCCGTAG
- a CDS encoding ABC transporter ATP-binding protein — protein MSDPAIELSHVTKRFGPKVAVNAVTLSIPQGQVYGLIGPNGAGKTTAFSMMCGFLHPSEGTLKVMGVNPASPGALKGKLGALPQDAILPAGWKIGALLTYWARLSGLPQPEREAREALERVGLAESWMTATEALSHGMAKRTAMAQALMGQPPLVLLDEPTAGLDPRVAGQVRQIIRDMKGKQTVVVSSHNLQELEELCDAAAILDRGTVAKAGTMSELTGQGAEFRVQIARGEIIPPELTQLPGVLSAKLESPGVLLVRFDGQAHKPEEVISRTVGHLLQTGVLILGVHRGQRLEERVLQIL, from the coding sequence GTGAGCGATCCCGCCATCGAGCTCTCCCACGTCACCAAGCGCTTCGGCCCCAAGGTGGCCGTCAACGCCGTCACCCTCTCCATCCCCCAGGGGCAGGTGTACGGCCTCATCGGCCCCAACGGCGCCGGCAAGACGACCGCCTTCTCGATGATGTGCGGCTTCCTCCACCCCTCCGAGGGCACCCTCAAGGTCATGGGCGTGAACCCCGCGTCCCCAGGTGCCCTGAAGGGAAAGCTCGGCGCCCTGCCTCAGGACGCCATCCTCCCGGCGGGCTGGAAGATCGGCGCGCTCCTGACGTACTGGGCGCGCCTGTCCGGCCTGCCCCAGCCCGAGCGCGAGGCCCGCGAGGCGCTCGAGCGGGTGGGCCTGGCCGAGTCCTGGATGACGGCCACCGAGGCCCTCTCCCACGGCATGGCCAAGCGCACCGCCATGGCCCAGGCGCTCATGGGACAGCCCCCGCTGGTGCTCCTGGACGAGCCCACCGCCGGCCTGGACCCGCGCGTCGCCGGCCAGGTGCGCCAGATCATCCGCGACATGAAGGGCAAGCAGACGGTGGTCGTCTCCAGCCACAACCTCCAGGAGCTGGAGGAGCTGTGCGACGCGGCGGCCATCCTCGACCGGGGCACCGTCGCCAAGGCCGGGACCATGTCCGAGCTGACCGGCCAGGGCGCCGAGTTCCGGGTGCAGATCGCCCGCGGGGAGATCATCCCTCCGGAGCTCACCCAGCTGCCCGGCGTCCTCTCCGCGAAGCTGGAGTCCCCCGGCGTGCTCCTGGTCCGCTTCGACGGCCAGGCCCACAAGCCCGAGGAGGTGATCAGCCGCACCGTCGGCCACCTGCTCCAGACAGGGGTCCTCATCCTGGGCGTACATCGGGGCCAGCGGCTCGAAGAGCGCGTCCTGCAAATTCTTTGA
- a CDS encoding ABC transporter permease produces MDGLKEIAVVWSAETLRAVRSARTLVLLGLYGMFSLVVLLAASFVANQTRMNMEGMEALEQMPPDVAWIFKITLWFLPVYVALMGFDQISGEVGSRSIRYLTVRARVSSVLLGKFLVQSSLLVGLVFVIDVGLFIYARFAHPNFTFAAMVLSLLKVWLATLVFALAYVAITIFCSSLFRTSGVSLVFNFMLVMSFLLMEFIGWYSEGKSFLVNIRYLAPSYYSGNLLSPVASEFGLSALAYACFTVIFLGGSYAVLRARDL; encoded by the coding sequence TTGGACGGATTGAAAGAAATCGCGGTGGTCTGGAGCGCCGAGACCCTTCGGGCCGTGCGCAGCGCCCGCACGCTCGTGCTGCTCGGCCTCTACGGCATGTTCTCCCTGGTGGTCCTGCTCGCGGCGAGCTTCGTGGCCAACCAGACCCGGATGAACATGGAGGGCATGGAGGCGCTGGAGCAGATGCCCCCGGACGTGGCGTGGATCTTCAAGATCACGCTCTGGTTCCTGCCCGTGTACGTGGCCCTCATGGGCTTCGATCAGATCAGCGGAGAGGTGGGCTCGCGCTCCATCCGCTACCTCACCGTGCGCGCGCGGGTGTCCTCCGTGCTGCTGGGCAAGTTCCTCGTCCAGTCCTCCCTGCTGGTGGGCCTGGTGTTCGTCATCGACGTGGGCCTCTTCATCTACGCCCGCTTCGCCCACCCCAACTTCACCTTCGCCGCCATGGTGCTGAGCCTCCTCAAGGTGTGGCTGGCCACCCTGGTGTTCGCGCTGGCCTACGTGGCGATCACCATCTTCTGCTCGAGCCTCTTCCGCACCTCGGGCGTGAGCCTCGTCTTCAACTTCATGCTCGTCATGTCCTTCCTGCTGATGGAGTTCATCGGCTGGTACTCCGAGGGCAAGTCGTTCCTCGTGAACATCCGCTACCTGGCTCCCTCGTACTACTCGGGGAACCTGCTGAGCCCGGTGGCCAGTGAGTTCGGCCTCAGCGCCCTGGCCTACGCCTGCTTCACCGTCATCTTCCTGGGCGGCTCCTACGCCGTCCTGCGCGCGAGGGACCTGTGA
- a CDS encoding penicillin-binding transpeptidase domain-containing protein yields MPDSRHLLAALLLPLALVLGAMGTATGAAEAPQAPEGGSLDAGTADAGVGAPDAGVVELGLVPPQPVPSRKDAPPITRLRSLNRKEDLLSRAKLRRDGRLVVPGPEGEATLTIDASLQEQLTRIMKDYQVPYGAAVVMEPSTGKVLALAEHSEAQPDVRGLTTRAVFPAASIFKIVTGGALLEAGVSPDEEACFHGGKRRLNERLLEDSERDGACYSLAAAMGKSANVVFAKMTKKYLAADTLRRMAARLRFNRPIPFPIPTDVSLASIPDDEFELANTGAGFGDVYLSPLHGAALAAASATGVWRDPVLFEPGPGVAPPEGEQVLTPEVQSALEEMLEQTVTNGTARRIFRERAFRVPGAVGKTGTLADKNPFRDYSWFVGYAPKDNPRVAVAAIVANDPLWRIRGTWLGREAMRLALERLPAPPKAVAAKTAPPSVEPAVAESASPAAAAPAVAEKVPATSAGEVVAGKSVSTSAEPVVAEKAASLSVEPAVAREATPSSVQPAVAGKATPSSIQPAVARPTPPSPEGQDEGDEALEEGTVEMTAPAGNAGPITH; encoded by the coding sequence ATGCCGGACTCCCGCCACCTTCTCGCCGCGTTGCTTCTTCCTCTCGCCCTGGTGCTCGGGGCGATGGGGACTGCCACGGGGGCCGCCGAGGCTCCGCAGGCCCCCGAGGGGGGCTCATTGGACGCCGGGACGGCGGATGCCGGGGTGGGGGCGCCGGATGCCGGTGTCGTGGAGCTGGGCCTGGTGCCGCCCCAGCCGGTGCCTTCGCGCAAGGATGCCCCGCCCATTACCAGGTTGCGCTCGCTGAACCGCAAGGAGGATCTGCTGTCGCGGGCGAAGCTCCGTCGGGACGGGCGGCTCGTCGTGCCGGGGCCCGAGGGCGAGGCGACGCTCACCATCGATGCCTCGCTGCAGGAGCAGCTGACGCGCATCATGAAGGACTACCAGGTGCCCTATGGGGCGGCGGTGGTGATGGAGCCGTCCACGGGGAAGGTGCTGGCGCTGGCGGAGCACTCGGAGGCCCAGCCGGATGTGCGGGGGCTCACGACGCGCGCGGTGTTCCCCGCGGCGAGCATCTTCAAGATCGTCACGGGCGGCGCGCTGCTGGAGGCGGGGGTGTCTCCGGACGAGGAGGCCTGCTTCCACGGCGGCAAGCGGCGGCTGAACGAGCGGCTGCTGGAGGACAGCGAGCGGGACGGGGCGTGCTACTCGCTGGCGGCGGCCATGGGGAAGAGCGCCAACGTCGTCTTCGCGAAGATGACCAAGAAGTACCTGGCGGCGGACACGCTGCGGCGGATGGCGGCTCGGCTGCGGTTCAACCGGCCCATTCCTTTCCCCATCCCCACCGACGTCTCGCTGGCTTCCATCCCGGACGATGAGTTCGAGCTGGCCAACACCGGGGCGGGCTTCGGGGACGTGTACCTCTCTCCGCTGCATGGAGCGGCGCTGGCGGCGGCCTCGGCCACGGGCGTGTGGCGGGACCCGGTCCTCTTCGAGCCCGGGCCGGGCGTGGCTCCTCCCGAGGGTGAGCAGGTGCTCACGCCCGAGGTTCAGAGTGCCCTGGAGGAGATGCTGGAGCAGACCGTCACGAACGGAACGGCGCGGCGCATCTTCCGCGAGCGGGCCTTCCGGGTGCCGGGAGCGGTGGGCAAGACGGGCACGCTGGCGGACAAGAATCCGTTCCGCGACTACTCGTGGTTCGTCGGCTACGCGCCGAAGGACAACCCGCGTGTAGCGGTGGCGGCGATCGTCGCCAATGATCCGCTCTGGCGGATTCGCGGTACCTGGCTCGGGCGCGAGGCGATGCGTCTGGCGCTGGAGCGGCTGCCCGCGCCGCCGAAGGCCGTGGCGGCGAAGACGGCGCCCCCGAGCGTGGAGCCGGCGGTGGCCGAGAGCGCGTCTCCGGCGGCTGCCGCGCCTGCCGTGGCCGAGAAGGTGCCTGCGACTTCCGCTGGTGAGGTCGTTGCTGGCAAGTCGGTGTCGACTTCCGCGGAGCCGGTCGTGGCCGAGAAGGCAGCTTCGTTGTCCGTCGAGCCCGCGGTGGCTCGGGAGGCGACGCCGTCGTCTGTTCAGCCGGCTGTGGCGGGAAAGGCGACGCCGTCGTCCATTCAGCCCGCGGTGGCCAGGCCCACGCCTCCGTCACCCGAGGGCCAGGATGAGGGCGACGAAGCGCTGGAAGAGGGGACCGTGGAGATGACGGCGCCCGCCGGGAACGCCGGGCCAATCACCCATTAG
- a CDS encoding trypsin-like serine protease, with protein MTLTEIIDKHSPCAQSTIVTTVAYGSSPKGRPSAQTLEYAGNEIVAHPDLEVLTGLRAGRTETVWSNADLAAIFLNEPVELDFQPLLLPTSEVQVGDAITMAGFGTGEAYLLYGHRRYGDNKVTRVFTLETGSVVFRAEEQRRADGTAASHTGTGDSGGACVKQSAPGVLVGIVSIGAQTRDGGRMSVFTSIFSHRAWLEQALQRANDS; from the coding sequence GTGACTCTCACTGAAATCATCGACAAGCACTCGCCGTGCGCACAGAGCACGATCGTGACAACGGTGGCTTACGGCTCATCCCCCAAGGGACGACCGAGCGCCCAGACCTTGGAGTACGCGGGCAATGAAATCGTCGCGCATCCGGACCTGGAAGTGCTCACGGGGCTCAGAGCAGGAAGAACAGAAACCGTCTGGAGCAACGCGGATCTCGCGGCTATTTTCTTGAACGAGCCCGTGGAACTCGATTTTCAGCCCCTCTTGCTTCCTACATCCGAAGTCCAGGTTGGGGATGCCATCACCATGGCCGGTTTTGGGACTGGGGAGGCCTACCTGCTCTACGGGCACCGCCGATACGGCGACAACAAGGTGACGCGGGTCTTCACACTGGAAACAGGAAGCGTCGTCTTCAGAGCAGAGGAACAGCGCCGCGCCGATGGCACGGCGGCCTCGCATACGGGCACTGGGGATAGCGGTGGAGCATGCGTCAAGCAGTCCGCGCCCGGAGTCCTCGTCGGCATCGTCTCCATCGGTGCGCAGACACGGGACGGGGGAAGGATGTCCGTGTTCACGAGCATCTTCTCCCACAGAGCCTGGCTGGAGCAGGCGCTCCAGCGCGCCAACGACAGCTAA
- a CDS encoding trypsin-like serine protease, whose amino-acid sequence MHRSRALLALVTALSLASPGCRGCSTPKEPQIESTTAKSSPPLPPRELRPSLQGDVLIGEADDTNRYPSTVAVYALSPPGQSRYRGCAGVLLTPQLVLTAGQCVCRPHQDSRAGLERAIRMDASDCASRAAVVTHMYEPLTHRKGVESWFVEYQGDVRPHPRFEVQLDEWGRAAVHHADLAIIRLDDPVQKNILPVRLADAEATVGEFLAVVGYGYIEELSSGDGTRRFSREEVRELLEPDRKNVLFGSPDSSSYKGDTGGPCLRETDQGSELLGISNRGLGQAPTFTSIPHYREWLVEEIRLAGQRAPTP is encoded by the coding sequence GTGCATCGCTCTCGAGCCCTGCTGGCACTGGTGACAGCTCTCTCCCTGGCTTCACCAGGTTGTCGTGGGTGCTCGACGCCCAAGGAGCCTCAAATCGAGAGCACGACCGCAAAGAGCTCTCCCCCACTCCCGCCTCGAGAGCTGCGGCCCAGCCTCCAAGGGGACGTGTTGATCGGCGAAGCAGATGACACCAACCGCTATCCCTCGACGGTGGCCGTCTATGCTCTCTCCCCTCCGGGCCAATCCCGCTACAGAGGATGTGCGGGCGTGCTCCTCACCCCACAGCTCGTGCTCACGGCGGGCCAATGCGTGTGCAGACCGCACCAGGACTCTCGAGCAGGTCTCGAGAGAGCCATCCGGATGGATGCTTCGGACTGCGCGAGCAGAGCCGCGGTCGTCACTCACATGTATGAACCGCTGACGCACCGAAAGGGCGTGGAGTCCTGGTTCGTGGAGTACCAAGGAGACGTCCGTCCCCATCCACGGTTCGAGGTCCAGCTGGATGAATGGGGGCGTGCCGCAGTCCATCACGCCGACCTGGCCATCATTCGGCTGGACGACCCCGTGCAGAAGAACATTCTGCCCGTCCGATTGGCGGACGCCGAAGCCACGGTCGGCGAGTTCCTGGCCGTGGTGGGCTATGGGTACATCGAAGAACTCTCGAGTGGGGATGGAACGCGACGCTTCAGCCGAGAGGAAGTTCGAGAGTTGCTGGAGCCAGACAGGAAGAACGTCTTGTTCGGATCACCCGACTCCTCTTCTTACAAAGGGGACACGGGAGGCCCTTGCCTGCGAGAGACCGACCAAGGATCTGAGCTGCTGGGCATCTCGAATCGGGGACTCGGGCAGGCTCCAACGTTCACGAGCATTCCTCACTATCGAGAGTGGCTCGTAGAGGAGATCCGTCTGGCGGGACAGAGAGCACCCACGCCATGA
- a CDS encoding DUF4388 domain-containing protein, producing the protein MHGLSGDFSTMPLKDVVNYLGNRRVSGKLLVQRGGVFKELTLSEGAVISASSNQPREYLGQFLINMGHLTEDQLGRAFEAQRETDFRLGKILVIKGIVAEATVLSMLSLKFREMLLDAFQWPEGEFQFEVVEVSNRLEGLDVRVDLLDIHREGEFRETAWEAIRAAFPSGKARLTVDEKRLAEPRQPGSMDERLVQLIKDGLTIDEMALALHASDFYLYQRLYALYRRDAVKVREEATPPPVAEEPAPQIIGSESSVDEVVQAARMFLDGLNFRDGEVLARRAHEMAPSPETAELLKEAETGLLEALRLVLMDPPQVPALQVPQAQLKTMALSAPERYLLSRIDGKRDVAAIVRVSPLHELDALKYFQGFVDSGFVKLNPR; encoded by the coding sequence ATGCACGGCCTGTCAGGAGACTTTTCGACGATGCCCCTCAAGGACGTCGTCAACTACCTGGGCAACCGTCGGGTTTCCGGCAAGCTCCTGGTCCAGCGCGGGGGTGTGTTCAAGGAGCTGACGTTGAGCGAGGGCGCGGTGATCAGCGCCAGCTCGAACCAGCCCCGAGAATACCTGGGTCAGTTCCTCATCAACATGGGGCACCTGACGGAGGACCAGCTCGGCCGGGCCTTCGAGGCCCAGCGGGAGACGGACTTCCGGCTGGGGAAGATCCTGGTCATCAAGGGGATCGTCGCGGAGGCGACGGTGCTCAGCATGCTGAGCCTGAAGTTCCGGGAGATGCTGCTGGACGCCTTCCAGTGGCCGGAGGGGGAGTTCCAGTTCGAGGTGGTGGAGGTGTCCAACCGGCTGGAGGGGTTGGATGTGCGGGTGGACCTGCTGGACATCCACCGCGAGGGGGAGTTCCGGGAGACGGCGTGGGAGGCCATCCGGGCGGCGTTCCCGTCGGGCAAGGCGCGGCTGACGGTGGACGAGAAGCGGCTGGCCGAGCCGCGGCAGCCGGGCAGCATGGACGAGCGCCTGGTGCAGCTCATCAAGGACGGGCTGACGATCGACGAGATGGCGCTGGCGCTGCACGCCTCGGACTTCTACCTGTACCAGCGGCTGTACGCGCTGTACCGGCGGGACGCGGTGAAGGTGCGCGAGGAGGCCACGCCCCCGCCGGTGGCCGAGGAGCCGGCGCCGCAGATCATCGGCTCGGAGTCCTCGGTGGACGAGGTGGTCCAGGCGGCGCGCATGTTCCTGGACGGGCTGAACTTCCGGGACGGCGAGGTGCTGGCGCGCCGGGCGCACGAGATGGCGCCCTCGCCGGAGACGGCGGAGCTGCTGAAGGAAGCGGAGACGGGGCTGCTGGAGGCGCTGCGGCTGGTGCTGATGGATCCGCCGCAGGTGCCGGCGCTGCAGGTGCCGCAGGCGCAGCTGAAGACGATGGCGCTGAGCGCGCCGGAGCGCTACCTGCTGTCGCGCATCGACGGTAAGCGGGACGTGGCGGCGATCGTCCGCGTCTCGCCGCTGCACGAGCTGGACGCGCTGAAGTACTTCCAGGGCTTCGTGGACAGCGGCTTCGTGAAGCTCAACCCGCGCTGA
- a CDS encoding glutaredoxin family protein has translation MKVDIYSKPSCSLCDEAITVVERVRARIPFELRVISILEDPAGMLAWRYDIPVVLIDGQVAFKHRVDEAAFEAWLRKAQGGTEVAPLRAQDE, from the coding sequence ATGAAGGTGGATATCTACTCGAAACCCTCCTGCTCGCTCTGTGACGAGGCGATCACCGTCGTGGAGCGGGTGCGTGCCCGTATCCCCTTCGAGCTACGGGTCATCAGCATCCTGGAGGATCCTGCGGGCATGTTGGCCTGGCGCTACGACATCCCCGTGGTCCTCATCGACGGGCAGGTGGCCTTCAAGCACCGGGTGGACGAGGCCGCCTTCGAGGCCTGGCTGCGAAAGGCCCAGGGTGGCACAGAGGTTGCTCCTCTCCGCGCCCAAGATGAGTAA
- a CDS encoding GGDEF domain-containing protein, producing MALKRKHGGKAGGQPTVLLVEPRPEDLEATRAHLTEAGFRVVPLTRFDAAAPLFEVVRPDAVVLAAHPPDFSAVATVRRLRQICGGTVPLFYLVDPQDPQAWRFCVEKGLCVDIVPRTGPGSELAHRLHSQIRLRDSVLRAAEGADTGTALVLHDPLTGLYNRAFLLAQIGLEARRAERYGGVFAVAACAPQSLRAFRKQYGRAMAERLLVYTAVVLGQTVRESDVVARVSDDEFAVLFPGATEECLPDLLGRISARFALARFQVEGKQLRASLSLGAVSFPDMVGAPTQLLSGAIQEMRRARGAPAGSRQEPAVGVRNEEGGQEALAVTLSS from the coding sequence GTGGCGCTGAAGCGCAAGCACGGAGGGAAGGCGGGAGGTCAGCCGACCGTGCTCCTCGTGGAGCCGCGGCCGGAAGATCTCGAGGCGACGCGGGCCCACCTGACGGAGGCGGGGTTCCGGGTGGTTCCGCTCACGCGGTTCGACGCGGCGGCGCCCCTCTTCGAGGTGGTCCGCCCCGATGCCGTGGTGCTGGCCGCCCACCCTCCGGACTTCTCGGCGGTGGCGACGGTGCGCCGGCTGCGGCAGATCTGCGGGGGCACGGTGCCGCTGTTCTACCTGGTGGATCCGCAGGACCCCCAGGCCTGGCGCTTCTGCGTGGAGAAGGGGCTGTGCGTGGACATCGTGCCGCGCACGGGGCCCGGCTCGGAGCTGGCCCACCGGCTGCACTCGCAGATCCGGCTGAGGGACTCGGTGCTGCGCGCCGCGGAAGGGGCGGACACCGGCACCGCGCTGGTGCTGCATGATCCGCTCACCGGCCTCTACAACCGCGCCTTCCTGCTGGCGCAGATCGGCCTGGAGGCCCGGCGCGCGGAGCGCTACGGCGGCGTCTTCGCCGTGGCGGCCTGCGCGCCGCAGAGCCTGAGGGCCTTCCGCAAGCAGTACGGGCGGGCCATGGCGGAGCGGCTGCTGGTGTACACGGCCGTGGTGCTGGGGCAGACGGTGCGCGAGTCGGATGTGGTGGCGCGCGTGTCCGACGACGAGTTCGCGGTGCTGTTCCCGGGGGCGACGGAGGAGTGCCTGCCGGATCTGCTGGGGCGGATCTCCGCGCGCTTCGCGCTGGCCCGCTTCCAGGTGGAAGGAAAGCAGCTGCGGGCGTCACTGAGCCTGGGAGCGGTGAGCTTCCCGGACATGGTGGGAGCGCCCACGCAGCTGCTCAGTGGAGCGATTCAAGAGATGCGCCGTGCGCGGGGGGCGCCGGCGGGCAGCAGGCAGGAGCCGGCTGTCGGGGTGAGGAATGAAGAGGGTGGCCAGGAAGCACTGGCGGTCACACTTTCTTCGTGA